agggatttttgcgatcgcttttgcaatcgcattgcgatattgcctatggggaaaaatcgctttgcgtttttccccataggccccattttcccccagctgagcggcgggagcctccgaaggaccgctcccgccgctcagctggggtaAAATGCCagcagtagcctcggaaggacccttcggaagggtccttccgaggccaccgccgggattccccttcggagggggcattttgtccgagctgagcgggagcctcgccgctcagctggggggaaacgCCGGCGGTAGCCACCACCGGGAAGGCCACTGCCGGGATTCCCCTTTGGAGCACTGAAAGGCATAcggatccctcccaccctgcccccgccgccgggatCTGCCCCGAcgccggctaccccagccatggtcggactctcgggagtccgaccatggatggggtagccagcCGCGACGCAGATCCAAGTGGCGGCGgtggcaggggtccggatgcctttcaggcatcccgggtttggatccgCCCCACGGCCAGCTCCCCCACCCCTGGTCGGactggatggggtagccggctgcgacgcggatccaagcggcggcggcgacaGGGTGGGAGGGTCTGGATGCCGAGAGTCCGatcatggctggggtagccggccgcaggGTAGCCGGCCGCAGGGcagatccaagcccgggatgcctgaaaggcatccggacccctcccACTCTGccaccgccgcttggatccgcgtcggtgggggaaaaagaccggatcggcttcagccttccttccccacagcccggctcctcctgtcccgatggtgcttgcagcagtggaggaggtgcccggtgcgggagaaggcaggagccgatctggcatttctcctccaccgggcacctcctccgctgctggaAGCACCAttgggacagccctttgggagaagccgggctgtggggaaggaaggctgaagcctatccggtctttttcccccaccgggaggcttctcccaaagcgctgcgcccgatggtgggggagaaaaccggataatccgttcctattggaacagattgtccggttttcaatgcatctctatgggaaaacgcgtttcacttagcgatgttttcccatagcgatgttttttttggaaccaattaaaatcgttaagcgaggcaccactgtacttcccatcCCCCAGTCAGCCAGGGATGATGAGAATTACAGACCACCACATAAAAACAGGAAAGCTTTggtaaatatttgcatattatacAGCAGGCTAAAGAACAATTTGGTGATATATCAGTAGCTTATATTTCTATAAGAGATCATCTAACGATTTGTCCACTCTGTACTCTTTGAATGACAGGTATTGGATGACAGATAGCTCTGTGAAATTTAATTTGGAGATGATGAAGTGCCACTCAGGAATGCCAATGATCAAGGaggatattttcttttttgtcctACCTGGTGCAACCATTATTTCATTCTTCTTGGAACGAATGCGCAAAAATGTGAGGTCATTCTGAGGATCAATATCTCGTACAGTGCCCCTTGCCTTCATTATTAAATTGTGCATTAAGCCTGCATACTGCATTGTGGTGGAGTTATCCATGGTGCTTTTGATGGGAATACCTGTAACGCAGAAAAAAGACTCTGTGGAAAAGTAAAGCTAAGACATTACTTGATAAAATAAAACTTGGTCTATTTTTTCTAATATAAGTCTCTTTATATCCAAGGTGACAGATATATAATTCACATAACAATGAACTCAACAGGCTGACTGTGTGAAATAACACTATCACAGATCAGCTTGATCATATAAACACACAACACATCAATAAAGTGGGTTAAGCTTTCTTCCTACTGCTGCATACTGTATATCATCCAGTTTAATAGAGGGATTAATTTCAATCATTATACATCCAACATTTTCGGCTGGTGTAGAACAGCACAAACAAAAATTAAGCAAGACAATATCAGTGAACATCAAGATGAAAGGAAACTTGGGTTGCATCTATGCACCCTTACATCCAAGTAAGCTCCACAGATGCTTCTTGGGATTAacttctgaataaacaaacacaggaGTGGACTGCCAACCACATAGATCTAAATGTATTATTTAAGATCTGTGGCTGTAAATATGCATTTGAATTAAATTTTATAGAATCTTTACAGGATTTATTCACTGCAAtagaaacagaatactgtatgttGGTCTTGGGCTGAAAGTCCCAAAATTTtacctgaggaattctgggaattggagtccaaagGAGCAAGGGGGAggcatattatatatatatatatatttgccacaAAACTTTTCTACCCCAAAGtgtgtgcacacagacacacataactatcctgcatgcatgcatgcattcacacCAACTATTTTAAACAAACTCTTCAAAgagtaaaaattaattaatttgattttttttaaagataaggaTGGGCAACTGTGGCTTTGTAGagattttttggactgtaactcccataatCTCTCACAACTAGCTATGTTTGCTAAGGATGTTGAGAACTGAAGCCCAAAACCACTTTGAAGGCCACTTCTGTTCTAAAGtaataattaaattatatatGTCATTTTACTTAATACTTACAATATATAATTGCAGGCACAGAATGCAAAAACCCCCCACACCCCTTCCCTTGCCTACAAGGGCCACAGTCCTAGTCTTATTTGGAAGCAGGACCATTCTTGCTCTTATTAGGCAGAGAGAGGCTTCAGGTGGCAaatgctggggggagggggagaacagTGGCAAGGTATTGTAAGGAAAAAACGCTATGGCCACCACGGAACCTAGCGTGTGACTCATAACTAGCTCAGTGCCCTCAGGTAGAGTCCAGGGTGTTGTTGAGTGACCACTGCAGAGTCAATGGTCAATCCTGTCAGTTTCTGCATATGGAATGGAGGGGGTTGTTATCTTGGcgtttgcctcaggcagcagaatgctTTGGGCCCACtctggtgaagaggaagtcccactgaattcaatagggCTTGTGTATGACTAGATGAAGACGATAGTGCAAGCCAGCAGTATTACAATTTTATCTTCTCATGTAGAATATAGCTGTTATAGCATGTAAATGCACTTCTGGCTTCCCTCTTCTTCTGTATTAAACCATCAAAAACATTTTCTACTGATAAAACTTCGGAATCAAAAATATTACAGCAACCTTAAGACTAGCAAACTTATTTCATGTGAGATTTTAGTGAGGGCCAGTTATTTCATTTCATGGAACAGTGTACTGAAGTAAAGTTCTTAATCTCGAAAGATGCCAGAGGCTTCTGCTTCAGCTGTTGCTATTGTCATTGGTGAAACCGATACGAAATCTACTACTCTGAAAATTGTCAGTTATCATATGCACTAGAGCAAGGATGGCCAGACTCCTGAGGTTTGCATGTGTGGGCTTCACATGCTACCACCCCTACCCTTAAAAGTACTTACAAAAATTGGCCTATCAGGGCAGCATTTACAGCCAAGCAACAACTTCTAACACTGCCCAAGGAATACTGCAGATTTGGGAAAACATTTTCTCTTAACCACTAGGTAATACTGTTGATTTGGATGCAACTGGCTTACTTAATGTGTAAACTAAACTTTATCTTGACTTTTCTCACATAGGATCTGTCCTGTTTCTGTGTGCCTCCTGTCTACCAGCCAAAAAAGAACCATATGTTTCCATGTAAGGCATTGTGTGGCAGTAATAAAGGTGCACCATCTAATACGTTTCAGGCATTCTAATTCATATTCccagaggtgaaatctgaaacaTACCATCTCTTTTTTGCAGTGCCAGCTCCACCTCTGTAAGGCTCAGCCCAGTGTAGATGCATGCAGAGTCAAAAGTCAGTGTGCTCTTGAAGGCTTtaacggccgggatctgatgactgttgtgggtttttggggctgtttgactgtgttctggaGAACACGAcaaaacagcccggaaaacccccACAATCATCAAAAGCTAGCCTCTGTGTGTGAAATTCTAGTGGACTAACAAAGGTATTATCCACCCTTGTCTTCAGATTTAAAAAGTGGGATACTTTCCAATGGGAAAAGGTtcccttgtgccctctagtggccagttatttaaaaaaaccacactgaATTGAATCCAGGGTTGAGGTGTTCTCAAGACACGGCAAAATTGCCTCAATACTCAGGGCAAAGGGCCACATTTAGAACCCCAGGGACTACATATGACCATGGGTTTCACCTTGCCCACTCTTGCAACCAACTATACCCAATGAGCAAAGTAATTGTTTGCACTAATCTAGATAATGCAAACTAAATAGAACATGTGGAATTAATGTACAGAAAATCTGATTCTGGATTCTGTCTAAATGTTGGAGGACTTCTGCTAGACTATTCTTAACACAGAGATTATTTTTCTACAGTTCAATGCACAAAACAGCTTACAAAACCACCACCCAAACTGCAgacaatgaaaaacaataaacTGACTGTTCTTTTACTGGCAAGTTCCAAGGGAAGCCTGCAAAGCAAAAAGGATTGCGTGTGGTCAGTAATTTTCCAGGAAATGTCTTCTGCTCATGTTGCTCCTGCTACTTGAGGTTATAGATTTTTTAAGTGCATGGAATGCATTGATTTAACGTGTGAATGTCAGTACTGAGCAACtccctccaacaccatattttaattatgttttctcCAAAATAAGCTTCCAATATGTTCTTTTCTAGAACCCTGGGATAATGGTTTCTTATGAAAATAAGTAATTTCAAAATCATCctttaagaagaaaggaaaattctCAAGGTTTTACATAATATCCACAAGAACAAGGATGAAACTAAGCtgcagaaaatgaagcaaatatgTATATAAATGGCTGGATGCAAAACAATGTATGTGACAATTTTACGTACATGGAAACAGTGTTTTACAAGAGTCAAGCAATTGTGCTTTTCTAATAAATACAATGGTCTGCATGCTCAATTTAGGAGGAAATGAGCAGAGTAAACTTTCAACTTGTCAAAATGAGTTATTAGTGATCTATCTGAAAAGGACAGTGTTACAAAATTTTGATAACGTTTATAAAATATTCTGTACATCAAATATTCCACCAATTGCCTAGGAGGCGACCATCATTACACTGTTTGTCGGAGGGGCAGGGCATCCCTACAAATCTGTTACCTACTCAGATATTTCTGATTTAGGGAGGCTTGCAACATAAGAAATGACAAGGTTTTGCATCACAATGGATATTTTTAACACCCCAATGATTCCTCCACACACTAAGTGAGGTTTTCACAGTTCTTCCAAGCAGAGAGATATATAGAGCAACAGAGACTGAATCTGAGATGTGTCCCCAAAATGCAGGGTTtgtcatacacacatacacccgTCCCCCGAATGACAGAATACCTTCTGAATTAACAACAATGATTCCTTGGACTCCTTTCTGACTTTGAATTCGCTTCAGGGTTTCTTCCACCTCAgcctgcagaaaaagaaaatacaccagCATCTCTTGAAATATATAATTTGTTTTTAGATAATGCTCTGCAGATACTCCTATACTCTGAGTATAAATGCTTAGCTCATTCCAGCACCACTATCTCACACAGTGCTTATCCCATAACTTTTCCTCTCATTACTTGGAAGTACCGGTAAGTCCTCAGAAGCGAGAAATCTTTTTTCCTTGTCCTCCCCAGTAATTTACTTATGATACTCAAAACCTCATGCAAGGCAAGGCAATGCCCCTGGTGAACTTTTGGCTGACCCAAAAACAACACCCTCTTTCATCTTACAACAAAGGCCTTGTCAGACATGATTTTCTACATGGAAATCATTTCCAAGCTAAGAAAATACTTGGGAGAGTACAAATATTTAAACTCTGCTACAACCTAACATCAATAAGCCAACATGTAGAGCTAACAGAGTATCACTGTCCAGCTGCCATGGCATGCAAACAACAAAGTTTCAGGACCTTGACAGAACTGCACTGGGAAGTTCAAAATTAAGAGGTTTTTCCCCCGCAGATAAAATGTTATGGATCTGGAGAGATCTAACAAGCAGCCTACACCATTTCAATGGCTGGCAGCATCACAGCGACAACAACATGGAGAAGCTTCTGTGATAAACTAAAAAAGTAAAGTGACCAAAAGAGAGCCTCAAAGCATAATGTGTGTGAGTTTTTACAAACAGTGAAAATGCTGTTGCAAAAGCAATGTTGCTTTTGTGATGCATCATTAACTTTTTATTAaatggaaggccagatcctgacaaaCTGTATGAGACAGTTATAGCCACTTCATAATGCTTTGATGAGACATTTAGAATTATCTGCTTgagaatctatttatttatttacatttatactccacctttcACTAAAGATAATGCTCAAGGGGACTTACAAACATCTTATGCTATGTGCATTGCCTGCAGTTTTGGTGGTTTTTGTAAGCTGTTTTGTGTGCTGCATTACAAGCAAGTAATCTATGTGTTAAGAACAGTCTACCAGAAATACTCCAAAACTTACAGGTAGTCCAGAGGCAGAGTCTAGTATACTTCATGAACTACAACAGAGAACAGGTCGCCAAACTACAACTCCTAGGATTTTGTGACAGTTAAAATGGCAGCAAACTACTATACTACTATGTGACTTCCAGCCAGCCTGGTAAACAAGTATACAAACTTTACCATCAGAAAGAGCACTTCGGTAGCAAGACAGAAAAGACATGTAGCTAAAGAAAAGTGCAGGCAGCCCTAGTTATTATTGCACAGTAAAAGTTCTCACTCCTTTCCCTCACTGAATCTTGTTATACCAAGAATAACAAAATACATTATGAGGCAATGCCGCCAACTAAAGCATTCCATGAATGTCTGGAAAAGCTTTTTTTGTTGTGCCTTTTCTATGGTAGAAATTCACAAAGATGGCTGGGATTATC
This sequence is a window from Pogona vitticeps strain Pit_001003342236 chromosome 4, PviZW2.1, whole genome shotgun sequence. Protein-coding genes within it:
- the DYNLRB1 gene encoding dynein light chain roadblock-type 1 yields the protein MAEVEETLKRIQSQKGVQGIIVVNSEGIPIKSTMDNSTTMQYAGLMHNLIMKARGTVRDIDPQNDLTFLRIRSKKNEIMVAPDKDYFLIVIQNPTE